The following proteins are co-located in the Bacillus pumilus genome:
- a CDS encoding spore germination protein codes for MPNTNEQTRLHFLSGSFEEKIRILKKTFQQSGDFEYRELMVNETKSVLFFIKTRIDEGKLNDFIIGNLLGPPGKQDYTKSLSALETGDLTLITDSIIAGSIAFLDENSSQMKLFAVGQPPLRSISEPSSESIIAGAHDGFVESLDTNLYLLRSHLNDRKLAIQYHKIGTKSETKLATVYISDIANQEKIEEVNKRISSIKVDTLLSPGSIVEAIEDDSFSIFPQLIDTERPDKVRSAILEGRIVVMMDGSPMAIILPVTFFSFFQSPDDYNSRWIPATFIRVLRYLACIIAVILPSFYIAVIGFHYEVVPDELAITMKNSIIGIPFPPLIEAMLMEITIELIREAGVRLPKPIGQTIGIVGGLVIGDAVVKAGLISNVLVIVVAVTAVASFVLPSFEMTLTIRMLRFPLMFMASMFGFIGISFGLSIVLMNLCRLESLGVPYLSPVAPFNWQDLKDTIIRLPMWMYKMRPVYLNPQKKEQIENLRGWKKKNEQ; via the coding sequence ATGCCAAACACCAATGAACAAACACGCTTGCACTTTTTATCAGGCAGCTTTGAGGAGAAAATTCGGATCCTGAAGAAAACATTTCAGCAAAGCGGCGATTTTGAATACCGGGAGTTAATGGTGAATGAAACAAAATCAGTCCTGTTCTTTATTAAAACGAGAATTGATGAAGGCAAACTGAACGATTTCATTATCGGCAACTTGTTAGGCCCTCCCGGGAAGCAGGACTATACAAAGTCTCTTAGTGCACTTGAAACAGGTGATTTGACACTGATCACTGACAGTATTATTGCAGGAAGCATTGCCTTTCTTGATGAAAATTCCTCGCAGATGAAATTGTTTGCTGTTGGACAGCCGCCGCTGCGCTCTATTTCTGAGCCTTCTTCTGAAAGTATTATTGCGGGCGCACATGATGGATTTGTCGAAAGTTTAGATACGAATTTATATTTGCTGCGTTCACACTTAAATGATCGAAAACTGGCTATCCAATATCATAAGATTGGTACAAAATCTGAAACAAAGCTTGCGACTGTTTATATATCTGATATCGCTAATCAAGAAAAGATAGAAGAGGTAAACAAACGGATTTCTTCTATTAAAGTAGACACGCTGCTAAGTCCTGGCTCTATTGTTGAGGCGATTGAGGATGATTCATTTTCTATTTTCCCGCAGCTGATTGATACAGAGCGCCCTGATAAGGTGAGATCTGCAATCCTTGAAGGGCGAATTGTGGTGATGATGGATGGCAGTCCGATGGCCATCATTCTTCCTGTCACCTTCTTTAGCTTCTTTCAATCACCTGATGATTATAATAGCCGCTGGATTCCGGCTACGTTTATCCGTGTTCTCCGCTATCTTGCCTGTATCATCGCAGTCATTTTGCCATCTTTTTATATTGCTGTCATTGGCTTTCATTATGAGGTCGTCCCAGATGAATTAGCCATTACGATGAAAAATTCAATTATCGGTATCCCATTTCCTCCTTTGATAGAAGCGATGCTAATGGAGATCACCATTGAACTCATACGCGAGGCAGGGGTGCGTCTGCCAAAACCAATTGGTCAGACGATTGGAATTGTAGGCGGTTTGGTCATTGGGGATGCCGTTGTAAAAGCAGGACTCATTTCGAATGTCCTTGTTATTGTGGTTGCAGTGACAGCCGTCGCTTCTTTTGTCCTTCCATCCTTTGAAATGACGTTAACCATTCGAATGCTGCGTTTCCCGCTCATGTTCATGGCATCGATGTTCGGTTTTATCGGTATTTCATTTGGACTGTCTATTGTCCTCATGAACTTATGCCGCTTGGAATCGCTAGGAGTACCTTACTTATCACCAGTTGCTCCATTTAACTGGCAGGACTTAAAGGACACGATCATTCGATTACCGATGTGGATGTACAAAATGCGCCCTGTTTATTTAAATCCGCAAAAGAAAGAGCAAATTGAAAATTTGAGAGGGTGGAAAAAGAAAAATGAACAATAA
- a CDS encoding GerAB/ArcD/ProY family transporter: MNNKISPPQAVFFIIQSQIGVGILALPHLLMKDMGHDGWMTIILAGLFIQIINTIFIYIIHKYPDTSFFQTLINVFGKWIGRTLIVLYTVYFASVCIVVLSIFTRILGIWVLPLTPNWVIDFLLMISIIYIAKEKLTAIVRFNFILTPFLLMLSLLMIYALKGTNIDYLMPFFQTDFSQFQIGLKDVVLSMNGFEMILIISPFMKGTTKERYKVMTISNICTTLYYLFITLICFMFFSPIELNVIPNPVLYLLKTISFGVIERTDLIFLSFWVFNILATLSNYLYFCANGVSSILKKKGHKKYVYYFAILIYVASCFLAEDHFRIQRFNDFTTFSQYSVIYTLPIIMAITILIKHRKGKVKSHAS, encoded by the coding sequence ATGAACAATAAAATATCTCCACCTCAAGCTGTCTTTTTTATCATCCAATCTCAAATTGGTGTCGGTATTTTAGCCCTCCCCCATTTGCTCATGAAAGACATGGGTCACGATGGGTGGATGACGATTATTCTAGCCGGATTATTCATCCAAATCATCAACACCATTTTTATTTACATTATTCATAAATATCCTGACACATCGTTTTTCCAAACGTTAATCAACGTGTTTGGAAAATGGATCGGCCGGACCTTGATCGTACTCTATACGGTATACTTTGCCTCAGTCTGCATTGTTGTTCTATCGATTTTCACAAGAATTCTTGGAATATGGGTGCTGCCGCTTACGCCAAATTGGGTCATTGATTTTTTGCTGATGATATCCATTATCTACATCGCAAAGGAAAAACTCACAGCAATTGTCAGGTTTAACTTTATTTTGACTCCCTTTTTGCTCATGCTGTCTCTATTGATGATTTATGCATTAAAAGGAACGAATATCGACTACCTCATGCCTTTTTTCCAAACAGATTTTTCTCAATTTCAAATTGGATTGAAGGACGTTGTGCTGTCCATGAATGGATTCGAGATGATTCTTATCATCTCTCCATTTATGAAGGGTACCACCAAGGAACGTTATAAGGTCATGACCATTTCTAATATATGCACAACGCTTTACTACCTATTTATTACATTGATTTGTTTTATGTTTTTCAGCCCAATTGAGCTTAATGTCATTCCCAACCCTGTTCTTTATTTATTAAAGACCATTTCATTCGGTGTGATTGAGAGGACAGACTTAATTTTTCTCAGCTTTTGGGTGTTTAACATTCTTGCCACCCTCAGCAATTATCTCTACTTTTGTGCAAATGGCGTATCCAGCATTTTGAAGAAAAAAGGGCATAAAAAATATGTCTATTATTTTGCCATTTTGATCTATGTCGCTAGCTGTTTTCTTGCAGAAGATCATTTTAGAATTCAGCGCTTTAATGACTTTACGACTTTTTCTCAATATTCAGTTATTTATACACTTCCGATCATTATGGCCATCACCATCTTGATCAAACATCGCAAAGGGAAGGTGAAATCACATGCGTCATAA
- a CDS encoding Ger(x)C family spore germination protein: MRHKYILTLLMCISLIFMPGCWDQNLLKNISLVLTSAVDQGEEDNAKFSITYRKVQQSQSMEQGNTGNYSTTVLTTEAPTLRKARTNFSRIVDQKIDISKMRVMLIGDEFAQNRLLPYLDMFYRDPKSPLLANLAVVQGGSCVELINQLLKEKLIVSDYLNNLITTASQSSLVAPKNIQNVRSKMLQTGEDFTLPLLHFDQSKQLISVKGVALFDNEKKKGELYGQDAILLTVMDGKMGSYATFTKKVRSDMKSKESNYITIQVTDSKRDIKIVNPDHRDLTFSLNYEFTTSVLEYPKDNLDTDKNIEMLNKRLSAILTKEAEKVVAALQEANSDVLSLGRKYRVRHYDEYMKMNWVTDYPKVKIIPKIKVNIKKTGITS; the protein is encoded by the coding sequence ATGCGTCATAAGTACATACTGACGCTGCTTATGTGTATTTCTCTTATATTCATGCCTGGCTGCTGGGATCAGAATTTGTTAAAAAACATCTCTCTTGTCTTAACTTCAGCTGTCGATCAAGGAGAAGAAGACAATGCGAAATTCTCAATTACCTATCGAAAGGTGCAGCAGTCTCAAAGTATGGAGCAAGGAAATACAGGCAACTATTCAACCACTGTTCTTACAACTGAAGCACCGACTTTAAGAAAAGCAAGGACCAACTTTAGCCGGATTGTCGACCAAAAAATTGATATATCGAAAATGCGGGTCATGCTGATCGGCGATGAATTTGCTCAAAATCGCCTTCTTCCCTATTTAGATATGTTTTATCGAGATCCCAAAAGCCCTTTACTCGCAAACCTTGCTGTGGTTCAAGGGGGAAGCTGTGTGGAATTGATCAACCAGCTGCTCAAGGAAAAACTTATTGTGAGCGACTATTTAAACAACTTAATCACTACCGCATCACAGTCCTCCCTAGTAGCACCTAAAAACATTCAAAATGTCCGGTCCAAAATGCTGCAAACGGGAGAGGATTTCACACTGCCGTTACTTCACTTCGATCAATCAAAGCAGTTAATTAGTGTAAAAGGTGTAGCCCTATTTGATAATGAAAAAAAGAAAGGCGAACTGTACGGTCAAGATGCGATTCTGCTCACCGTGATGGACGGGAAAATGGGGAGCTATGCAACCTTCACAAAAAAAGTCAGAAGTGACATGAAATCAAAAGAGAGCAATTACATCACCATTCAAGTAACAGACTCAAAGAGAGACATCAAGATTGTCAATCCTGATCACCGAGACTTAACATTCTCTCTCAATTATGAATTCACGACATCTGTGCTCGAGTATCCGAAAGATAACCTAGATACAGATAAGAACATTGAAATGCTCAACAAAAGACTTTCAGCCATTTTGACAAAAGAAGCCGAAAAAGTCGTTGCTGCGCTGCAAGAAGCAAATTCTGATGTCCTAAGCCTTGGCAGAAAATATCGAGTAAGACATTATGATGAGTATATGAAAATGAACTGGGTAACCGATTATCCAAAGGTGAAAATTATTCCAAAAATCAAAGTGAATATTAAAAAAACAGGTATTACTAGCTAA
- a CDS encoding LacI family DNA-binding transcriptional regulator, whose product MATIKDVAKAAQVSVATVSRVLNDTGYVHTDTKIRVTQAMQELNYFPNEVARSLFNRESRLIGLILPDITNPFFPQLARGVEDEIHAHGFRLLFGNSDEDREKELAYLQTFKQNQVVGVIAVTNEPESDMYNDDLPVVFLDRTVPNAPSVFADAATGGKMAAMELIKRGSRQITLLKGPSHLQTARQRFKGALDILTEKGVDFHVMSNASFSFQEARKSAKALFQLYPETDGIIASNDIVATAVIHEALRIGIAIPDEVQIIGFDDIPQSELLFPSLSTIRQPAYDMGKEAAKLLIKFIQKQPIDQPVIQMPVSFIERETTRKVDSQ is encoded by the coding sequence TTGGCTACAATTAAAGATGTTGCAAAAGCCGCACAAGTGTCTGTTGCTACTGTTTCACGCGTGCTCAACGATACTGGATATGTCCATACAGATACGAAAATCCGCGTGACACAAGCGATGCAGGAGCTGAACTATTTCCCCAATGAAGTGGCTAGATCCCTTTTTAACAGAGAATCACGCTTAATCGGTTTGATCTTACCTGATATCACAAACCCCTTCTTCCCTCAGCTGGCTAGAGGCGTTGAGGATGAGATTCATGCTCATGGTTTTCGGTTATTATTCGGAAACAGTGATGAAGATCGCGAGAAGGAACTGGCTTACTTACAAACCTTTAAACAAAATCAAGTGGTCGGTGTCATTGCTGTCACCAACGAACCTGAATCGGATATGTACAATGATGATTTACCCGTTGTGTTCTTAGATCGAACTGTGCCAAATGCACCTTCTGTGTTTGCAGATGCTGCAACTGGCGGGAAAATGGCCGCAATGGAATTGATTAAGCGCGGCAGCCGGCAGATCACACTGCTAAAAGGACCTTCCCATCTTCAAACAGCGCGGCAGCGATTCAAAGGTGCACTTGATATTCTCACTGAAAAAGGTGTCGACTTTCATGTGATGTCTAACGCTTCTTTTTCCTTTCAAGAAGCCCGAAAAAGCGCCAAGGCTCTTTTCCAGCTGTACCCTGAAACAGATGGCATCATCGCCAGCAATGATATCGTCGCAACAGCAGTCATACACGAAGCGCTTCGGATCGGAATAGCCATTCCAGATGAAGTCCAAATCATTGGATTTGATGATATTCCGCAAAGCGAACTGCTCTTCCCTTCCTTATCAACGATCAGGCAGCCTGCCTATGATATGGGGAAAGAAGCAGCGAAGCTGTTAATCAAGTTCATTCAAAAGCAACCAATAGATCAGCCAGTTATTCAAATGCCCGTCTCTTTTATTGAACGAGAGACCACGAGAAAGGTGGATTCACAATGA
- the rbsK gene encoding ribokinase, translating into MNHIVVVGSCSMDLVVTSDKRPNAGETVLGESFKTVPGGKGANQAVASARLGADVYMVGRVGDDAYGQDIVSNLQAQGVRTTYMKPVTEMESGTAHIILAEGDNSIVVVKGANNEVTPHYVENALSTIDDIGMVLIQQEIPEETVEAVCAICSEKKIPVILNPAPARKVSQQVLEQAAYITPNEHEAALMFDGLTIEEALRQFPNKLLITEGKNGVRYFDGSREVLVPGYPVKAVDTTGAGDTFNGALAVALIEGKSLYDALAFANLAASISVTKFGAQGGMPAREELERKK; encoded by the coding sequence ATGAATCATATTGTTGTAGTAGGAAGCTGTTCAATGGATTTAGTCGTCACATCGGATAAGCGGCCAAATGCCGGAGAAACGGTTTTAGGCGAATCATTTAAAACCGTCCCAGGCGGAAAAGGAGCAAATCAAGCAGTTGCAAGTGCCAGACTAGGTGCAGATGTATACATGGTCGGCCGAGTCGGTGATGACGCTTATGGTCAAGATATCGTAAGCAATTTACAAGCACAAGGTGTCCGTACCACATATATGAAACCGGTTACCGAAATGGAAAGCGGTACAGCTCATATCATTTTAGCAGAAGGCGATAACAGCATTGTTGTGGTTAAAGGAGCAAATAACGAAGTCACACCTCACTATGTAGAAAATGCTCTTTCTACGATTGATGATATTGGGATGGTTCTCATTCAGCAGGAAATACCTGAAGAAACGGTCGAAGCTGTCTGCGCCATTTGCAGCGAAAAAAAGATCCCAGTGATCTTAAATCCCGCACCAGCCCGCAAAGTGTCACAGCAAGTTTTAGAGCAAGCTGCCTATATTACACCGAATGAGCACGAAGCAGCTCTTATGTTTGATGGTCTCACAATTGAAGAAGCCCTGCGTCAATTCCCTAATAAATTACTGATCACAGAAGGAAAAAATGGGGTTCGATATTTTGACGGATCGAGAGAAGTTTTAGTCCCAGGCTATCCTGTTAAAGCAGTCGATACAACAGGAGCTGGCGATACATTTAACGGCGCTTTGGCTGTGGCATTAATAGAAGGCAAATCCCTATACGACGCGCTTGCCTTTGCCAATCTTGCAGCATCTATCTCTGTCACAAAATTCGGCGCACAAGGCGGCATGCCAGCAAGAGAAGAATTGGAGAGAAAGAAATGA
- the rbsD gene encoding D-ribose pyranase, with protein sequence MKKNGILNSHIAKVLADLGHTDTVVIADCGLPIPEGPIKIDLALSIGTPSFQEVTSLLLQEMAVEKITVASEIKEANERDHLFLKRAFSQPLHDVNHETFKDMTKQAKAVIRTGEATPYANCILHAGVIF encoded by the coding sequence ATGAAAAAAAACGGCATCTTAAACAGCCATATCGCCAAGGTGCTTGCTGACCTTGGTCATACAGATACAGTCGTCATCGCAGACTGCGGTCTACCTATTCCAGAAGGCCCAATCAAGATCGACCTTGCGTTATCGATCGGCACACCGTCCTTTCAGGAGGTCACCTCCCTCCTTCTTCAGGAAATGGCCGTTGAAAAAATCACTGTAGCCAGTGAAATCAAAGAAGCCAATGAGCGAGATCATTTGTTTTTAAAGAGAGCGTTTTCACAACCGTTACATGATGTAAATCACGAGACTTTCAAAGATATGACCAAACAGGCAAAAGCAGTCATTCGAACGGGTGAAGCCACCCCATACGCAAACTGCATTCTTCATGCCGGTGTCATCTTTTAA
- a CDS encoding sugar ABC transporter ATP-binding protein has product MNIEMHNIHKAFGKNTVLSGVSFDLVTGEVHALMGENGAGKSTLMNLLTGLYSLDQGTIQIDGKETAFKNPKEAEQHGIAFIHQELNVWPDMTVLENLFIGKEIYTKLGLLDTKKMKALAQTQLDRLSVNLSLDQDAGSCSVGQKQMIEIAKALMTDAKVIIMDEPTAALTDREIEKLFQVIESLKKEGVSIVYISHRMEEIFAICDRITIMRDGKTVDTKAIPETDFHEVVKKMVGRELTDRYPKRTPSKGDIVLEVKQATRKGRFQDISFSVKAGEIVGVAGLMGAGRTEMMRSLFGLDPLDKGEIWVHGKKAVIKKPSDAVKLGIGFITEDRKDEGLMLDASIRENIGLPNLDSFSPKGLIDKKNEQDFVDLLIKRLTIKTASSEISARSLSGGNQQKVVIAKWIGIQPKVLILDEPTRGVDVGAKREIYQLMNELTDRGVAMLMVSSELPEILGMSDRVLVIHEGTINGELDQTEATQERIMTLATGGK; this is encoded by the coding sequence ATGAACATTGAGATGCATAACATCCATAAGGCCTTTGGAAAAAACACCGTTCTCTCCGGGGTCTCCTTTGACCTCGTCACAGGTGAAGTCCACGCGCTCATGGGTGAAAACGGGGCTGGAAAATCAACTTTGATGAACCTGCTGACAGGCCTTTATTCATTAGACCAAGGAACGATTCAAATCGACGGAAAAGAAACCGCTTTCAAAAATCCGAAGGAAGCTGAGCAGCACGGAATCGCCTTTATTCATCAGGAGCTGAACGTATGGCCTGATATGACCGTATTGGAGAATCTATTCATTGGTAAAGAAATCTATACGAAGCTCGGCCTCCTAGACACAAAAAAAATGAAAGCCCTCGCTCAAACGCAGCTGGACCGATTGTCTGTTAACCTATCACTTGATCAAGATGCAGGCAGCTGTTCTGTTGGCCAAAAACAGATGATCGAGATTGCGAAGGCGTTAATGACCGATGCGAAGGTCATCATCATGGATGAGCCTACTGCAGCTTTAACAGACCGTGAGATTGAAAAGCTATTCCAAGTCATTGAATCACTCAAAAAAGAAGGCGTTTCCATCGTCTATATTTCTCACCGTATGGAGGAAATTTTTGCGATCTGTGATCGTATTACGATCATGCGTGATGGGAAAACGGTCGATACGAAAGCCATACCTGAAACGGATTTCCATGAAGTCGTCAAAAAAATGGTCGGCCGAGAATTAACAGATCGTTACCCTAAGCGTACGCCTTCTAAAGGAGATATTGTCCTAGAAGTAAAACAAGCAACGAGAAAAGGACGCTTTCAAGATATCAGTTTCTCAGTCAAAGCTGGAGAAATCGTCGGTGTCGCAGGCTTAATGGGCGCTGGCCGAACCGAAATGATGCGGTCGCTGTTTGGCCTCGATCCTCTTGACAAAGGTGAAATCTGGGTCCACGGGAAAAAGGCTGTCATTAAAAAACCAAGTGATGCCGTCAAGCTCGGCATCGGCTTTATCACAGAGGATCGCAAGGATGAAGGGCTCATGCTTGATGCATCCATCCGAGAAAATATCGGTTTGCCAAACTTAGACAGCTTCTCTCCAAAAGGGCTGATTGATAAAAAAAACGAACAAGATTTTGTCGACCTGCTCATCAAGAGACTGACGATTAAAACGGCTTCCTCTGAAATCTCTGCCCGGAGCCTTTCTGGTGGAAATCAGCAAAAAGTCGTCATTGCCAAATGGATTGGCATTCAGCCGAAGGTCTTGATTTTAGATGAACCGACAAGAGGTGTTGACGTCGGGGCAAAACGAGAAATCTATCAGTTAATGAACGAGCTGACCGATCGAGGCGTTGCGATGTTGATGGTCTCCTCTGAGCTCCCAGAGATTCTCGGGATGAGCGATCGAGTGCTTGTCATTCATGAAGGAACGATCAACGGAGAATTAGATCAAACAGAAGCGACACAAGAACGAATCATGACACTAGCTACAGGAGGGAAGTAA
- the rbsC gene encoding ribose ABC transporter permease RbsC: protein MKPLTSNGRFDYIMQKLGPFLGLIILVAIVSILNPAFLEPLNILNLLRQISINALIAFGMTFVILTGGIDLSVGAILALSSALTAGFIVSGMDPILAIIVGCIIGAILGMVNGLLITKGKMAPFIATLATMTIFRGLTLVYTDGNPITGLGSSYAFQLFGRGYFLGIPVPAITMLLTFIVLWVLLHKTPFGRRTYAIGGNEKAALISGIKVPRVKIMIYSLAGFMSALAGAILTSRLNSAQPTAGMSYELDAIAAVVLGGTSLSGGRGRIVGTLIGVLIIGVLNNGMNLLGVSSFYQSVVKGIVILIAVLLDRKKSA, encoded by the coding sequence ATGAAACCACTTACTTCAAATGGACGATTTGATTACATCATGCAAAAGCTCGGGCCATTCTTAGGACTCATCATCCTTGTCGCCATTGTTTCTATTTTAAACCCGGCCTTTTTAGAGCCATTAAACATTTTAAACTTACTGAGACAAATCTCCATTAATGCCCTCATTGCCTTTGGGATGACGTTTGTTATTTTAACTGGAGGTATTGATTTGTCTGTCGGTGCGATTCTAGCCCTGTCTAGTGCTCTGACCGCAGGCTTTATCGTTTCTGGCATGGACCCGATTCTAGCCATTATCGTGGGATGTATCATCGGTGCGATCCTTGGGATGGTCAACGGTCTTTTAATCACAAAAGGAAAAATGGCTCCTTTCATTGCCACTCTTGCAACGATGACCATTTTCAGAGGATTGACGCTTGTTTATACAGACGGAAACCCGATTACAGGGCTTGGCTCTAGCTATGCATTTCAGTTATTCGGGCGCGGATATTTCTTAGGCATTCCTGTTCCAGCGATCACGATGCTTCTCACCTTTATTGTGCTTTGGGTGCTGCTTCATAAAACACCTTTCGGCAGAAGAACGTATGCCATCGGTGGGAACGAAAAAGCCGCTCTCATCTCAGGAATAAAAGTACCGCGCGTCAAAATCATGATTTATTCATTAGCAGGTTTCATGTCTGCTTTAGCCGGTGCGATTTTAACCTCCCGTCTAAACTCTGCTCAGCCAACAGCTGGTATGTCCTATGAGCTTGATGCGATTGCTGCCGTTGTTCTTGGCGGAACAAGTCTATCTGGCGGAAGAGGAAGAATTGTCGGCACACTGATCGGGGTGCTGATCATCGGTGTCCTGAACAATGGTATGAACTTACTTGGTGTATCATCATTCTATCAATCTGTTGTGAAAGGGATTGTCATCCTGATTGCAGTCCTACTAGACAGAAAGAAATCTGCTTAA
- the rbsB gene encoding ribose ABC transporter substrate-binding protein RbsB: MKKYLILILTLSLFMLSACSLEPPEWAKSSKDGKKKDIKIGLSISTLNNPFFVSLKNGVTKEAKKLGIEVVIADAQNDSAKQTSDVEDLIQQGVDALLINPADSSAISTAVESANASDIPVITLDRSAESGKVEALVASDNVKGGEMAADFMIDKLGKGAKVAELEGVPGASATRERGKGFHQIADKDLDVTAKQAADFDRTKGLNVMENLLQGNPDIQAVFAHNDEMALGALEAIQSSGKDILVVGFDGNEDALNSIKAGKLSATVAQQPELIGKLAVDAANDVLKGKKVQKNIAAPLKLEQKK; encoded by the coding sequence ATGAAAAAATATCTCATTCTCATCCTGACTCTCTCATTGTTCATGCTCTCTGCCTGTTCACTTGAACCGCCAGAGTGGGCCAAGTCATCAAAGGATGGCAAGAAAAAAGACATCAAAATCGGGCTATCCATCTCGACCTTAAATAACCCATTCTTCGTTTCTCTGAAAAACGGCGTGACAAAAGAAGCGAAAAAGCTTGGCATTGAAGTCGTTATTGCAGATGCACAAAATGATTCAGCCAAACAAACGAGTGATGTCGAAGATTTAATTCAGCAAGGGGTCGACGCATTGCTCATCAACCCAGCCGATTCTTCTGCCATATCAACAGCTGTCGAATCAGCGAATGCTTCAGATATACCTGTCATCACATTAGACCGCTCAGCAGAAAGCGGAAAGGTGGAAGCACTTGTTGCATCAGATAACGTCAAAGGCGGCGAAATGGCAGCTGACTTTATGATCGACAAGCTCGGCAAAGGAGCGAAGGTCGCTGAATTAGAAGGTGTGCCAGGAGCTTCCGCCACACGTGAGCGCGGAAAAGGGTTCCATCAAATAGCGGACAAAGATCTAGATGTTACAGCAAAACAAGCCGCTGACTTCGACCGGACAAAAGGATTGAATGTCATGGAAAACCTGCTTCAAGGAAACCCAGACATCCAAGCGGTCTTTGCACACAATGATGAAATGGCACTTGGCGCTTTAGAGGCCATCCAAAGCTCCGGGAAAGACATTCTCGTCGTCGGCTTTGACGGAAACGAAGATGCACTAAACTCGATCAAAGCCGGAAAGCTTTCCGCAACGGTCGCACAGCAGCCAGAGCTAATCGGTAAACTGGCCGTTGACGCTGCAAACGACGTATTAAAAGGGAAGAAAGTACAAAAGAATATCGCCGCTCCGCTAAAACTTGAACAAAAGAAATAA
- a CDS encoding flavin reductase family protein — MITFQMDQLSRKEAYKLLSGSIVPRPIAFITSLSKENVVNAAPFSFFNVISGHPPLIAVSIGRRQGEMKDTAQHIIDRKEFVVHVSDEDIIQDINETAATLPQEESELDRTRLHQVKSSVVSVPGIKEARIRFECQLEQHLTFQNDEGEITVDHIIGRVVCAHLDEAVYDAEKGYISTNELKPVARLAGNDYAHLGTSFVLKRPE; from the coding sequence GTGATTACATTCCAAATGGATCAGCTGTCACGAAAAGAAGCATATAAATTATTATCTGGCTCCATTGTTCCAAGACCGATTGCGTTTATTACAAGTCTGTCTAAAGAAAATGTCGTAAATGCCGCACCGTTTAGTTTCTTTAATGTCATCAGTGGACACCCGCCGCTCATCGCTGTTTCCATCGGACGACGTCAAGGAGAGATGAAAGATACGGCGCAGCATATCATAGATAGGAAAGAGTTTGTTGTTCATGTCAGTGATGAAGACATCATACAGGATATTAATGAAACGGCTGCTACTTTGCCGCAGGAAGAGAGTGAGCTGGATCGAACCCGTCTTCATCAAGTAAAGAGCAGTGTTGTTTCAGTTCCTGGCATCAAGGAAGCACGCATTCGCTTTGAATGTCAGTTAGAGCAGCATCTGACCTTTCAAAATGATGAAGGAGAGATCACGGTCGATCATATCATTGGCCGGGTTGTATGTGCGCATTTAGATGAGGCTGTCTATGATGCGGAAAAAGGATATATTTCTACTAATGAATTAAAGCCAGTCGCACGTTTAGCAGGAAATGATTACGCTCATTTAGGCACGTCATTTGTGCTCAAAAGACCAGAATAA